The following are from one region of the Anaerolineales bacterium genome:
- a CDS encoding prolipoprotein diacylglyceryl transferase, giving the protein MLPIVNLGPLALPLPGLLLIGGVWLATLTIDREAGRRSLSASTLNNLVFIGLIGGVLGARLGYVLSHIDAYVNALPDVFSLNTSTMSLGDGLLVGSIAALIYAQRRELPLWSTLDAFTPGLALFSIFVGLSHLASGDAYGAPTSLPWALRLWGAERHPSQVYEIAAALLVFWIVSRLKLAAPFPGFLFLTFIAASAAGRVFLEAFRGDSEIVFGGVRSVQLLGLTVLLLGLFGLHLLAKDARTMKAES; this is encoded by the coding sequence ATGCTTCCGATCGTGAACCTTGGGCCTCTGGCATTACCGCTGCCGGGGCTTTTACTTATCGGTGGCGTTTGGCTGGCCACGTTGACCATCGACCGGGAAGCCGGCCGTAGGAGCCTCTCCGCCAGCACGCTCAACAATCTGGTCTTCATCGGCTTGATCGGGGGCGTCTTGGGCGCGCGACTGGGGTACGTCTTGAGTCACATCGATGCCTACGTGAACGCCCTGCCGGACGTTTTCTCACTGAATACCAGCACGATGTCGCTGGGAGACGGGCTGCTCGTCGGTTCGATCGCAGCGTTGATCTACGCCCAGCGCAGGGAATTGCCGTTGTGGTCGACGCTGGATGCATTCACGCCCGGCCTGGCGCTGTTTTCTATCTTCGTCGGATTATCCCACCTCGCCAGCGGCGATGCGTACGGTGCACCGACCTCGCTGCCCTGGGCGCTGCGGTTGTGGGGCGCCGAGCGGCATCCGTCACAGGTGTACGAGATCGCGGCCGCCTTGCTGGTGTTCTGGATCGTCAGCCGGCTCAAGCTCGCGGCTCCTTTTCCCGGGTTTCTGTTCCTCACATTCATCGCCGCGTCCGCCGCCGGCCGTGTGTTCCTGGAAGCGTTTCGGGGAGACAGCGAGATCGTATTCGGCGGCGTACGCAGTGTGCAGCTGTTGGGATTGACCGTTTTACTGCTCGGTCTTTTCGGGCTGCACCTCCTGGCAAAGGATGCCCGAACGATGAAGGCGGAGTCTTAA
- a CDS encoding TlpA disulfide reductase family protein, which yields MHSTMQRIVPFMRDRKRWTAFTALVMLLGMAWTGASMVSDAEISSAGIASPQEGFLAPDFELDTLDGAAVSLAALRGRVVVVNLWASWCPPCRAEMPALQALYEEFAAQDLVVLGVNMTDQDSAAEAIDFADELGLTFPIAFDRSGEVARSYGMRALPSTYFVDPGGVIRRVIIGGPLNEATLRSIVMDLLEEAQ from the coding sequence ATGCATTCCACGATGCAGCGCATCGTCCCCTTCATGCGGGACCGAAAGCGCTGGACGGCCTTCACGGCCTTGGTGATGTTGCTGGGCATGGCCTGGACAGGCGCATCGATGGTCTCCGATGCGGAAATTTCCAGCGCGGGGATCGCGAGTCCGCAGGAAGGTTTTTTGGCGCCGGATTTCGAACTCGACACGCTCGACGGCGCAGCCGTATCGCTGGCTGCGCTCCGCGGCCGCGTCGTCGTGGTCAATTTGTGGGCATCCTGGTGCCCTCCGTGCCGTGCGGAGATGCCTGCGCTTCAGGCGCTTTACGAGGAATTCGCCGCGCAGGATCTGGTCGTGCTCGGAGTGAACATGACCGATCAGGATTCGGCGGCGGAAGCGATCGACTTTGCCGACGAGCTCGGGCTGACGTTTCCCATTGCCTTCGACCGCAGCGGTGAGGTGGCGAGGTCGTACGGGATGCGCGCCTTGCCGAGCACCTACTTCGTCGATCCGGGCGGCGTCATCCGCCGGGTGATCATCGGTGGGCCGTTGAACGAGGCCACGCTTCGAAGCATCGTGATGGACTTGCTCGAGGAGGCGCAGTAA